A stretch of Cicer arietinum cultivar CDC Frontier isolate Library 1 chromosome 5, Cicar.CDCFrontier_v2.0, whole genome shotgun sequence DNA encodes these proteins:
- the LOC140920335 gene encoding PKS-NRPS hybrid synthetase cheA-like gives MPYSLSWDGEKDESIPGGKFLIVEAWVGSRLIMRINGNVCVLVMIWMGFMGLERLDPNNDHYHQFVEFFFHFQDFSGQVEDSHGGGFFLSNCDNGLMYFASFDMDNPLLLMNKTCIFDSRDTVVKWAKEIGIKNKVTVIIRRSDIETGEKGWRNKLILGCDKGGKYKCAASSIRSSTKKCDCPFKLRSKPLKDGSGWIVKVICGIHNHELPDTLEGHAYVGRLNEEDRKHVHELTKYNVAPRHILLSLQDRDKSNVTKISQIYKQRSIIRLRVRGNRTEMQHLFKLIEDAKYVCWNRKREDSDVMRDIFWAHPDSVKLLNLFPIVLIMDSTYKTNKYRMPLLEIVGMTSTEKTFVVGFAYLECEREENFCWALERLKDLFVTQNKFPQVIVTDRDLALMNAVGIVFPHAVNLLCRFHIEKNVGAKCKQYVLKDRQESILNMWKDIMYCSNEKEYMMRLHMFEQSCVDTKVFVDYVKETWLTPHKERFVEAWTNKVMHLGNTTTNRVESAHWKLKLMLENSMGDLCKCWEAMNNMIRLQHKRIRASFQKSFYDEEHEHRNPFYQRLNTFVSTEAQRRIAEEYDKVEWVGTDKSICGCSLRRTYGLPCACELGQYKLMGEPIPLDSVHIQWRKLSMECELTQDTEDGSELDMSTEMNALWKRFRSLDVIGKRVLKSKVRELAFPSTSSICPPPEKVKTKGRVKKSKGMKPDGYDVYRDPSYFEHVNATYGEDIGSQPSQSKKRQASQSKKHPSQSSHSSKNLLLTQFPDITQPYIDDIFDVAADGNCGFRAIALLLGFGEEYWSLVRKRLDQEIVSHVTPYNRLFTGRIKEVRDSLMISSLGVQPMDKWLSIPDMSYVIATAYNIILVTFGLTFSMTFFPMRGSHSGSTKNDRICCIGFVNGNHWVPVIIFLYY, from the exons ATGCCGTATTCTTTGAGTTGGGATGGTGAGAAAGACGAATCTATTCCAGGAGGAAAATTCTTGATCGTAGAGGCATGGGTTGGTAGTAGGTTGATCATGAGAATCAATGGAAATGTGTGTGTTTTAGTGATGATCTGGATGGGTTTCATGGGTCTGGAAA GACTGGACCCCAATAATGATCATTATCATCAGTTTGTAGAATTCTTTTTCCATTTCCAGGATTTTTCAGGGCAGGTGGAGGATTCCCATGGTGGAGGATTTTTCCTGAGTAATTGTGACAATGGACTTATGTATTTTGCAAGCTTTG aTATGGATAATCCACTACTATTAATGAACAAAACATGC atatttgattcaaGGGATACTGTTGTGAAATGGGCAAAAGaaattggtataaaaaataaagttaccgTTATTATCAGAAGATCAGATATAGAGACGGGTGAGAAAGGatggagaaataaattaatattaggttgtgacaaagggggaaaatacaagtgtgctgctagttctattcgaagttcaacaaaaaaatgtgattgtcctttcaagcttagatcaaaaccattaaaagatggttcaggatggatagttaaagtaatttgtggaattcacaaccatgaattacctgatactttggaggggcatgcatatgttgggcgcttaaatgaagaagatagaaagcatgttcatgaattaacaaaatataatgttgcaccgagacacatattactctcattgcaagaccgagataagagtaatgttactaagatctcacaaatatataaacagagaAGTATCATTCGATTGCGcgtgagaggtaatagaacagagatgcaacatttattcaagttaattgaagatgcaaaatatgtgtgctggaatagaaagcgtgaagactccgatgttatgagagatattttttgggcgcatccagattcagtgaagttgttgaatttgtttccgattgtgttgattatggacagtacctacaaaaccaataaatacagaatgccattacttgaaattgttggtatgacatcaacagagaaaacatttgtagttgggtttgcttatttggaatgtgagagggaagaaaacttttgttgggcattagagagactaaaagatttgtttgttacacaaaataaattccctCAAGTAATTGTGACAGACAGAGATCTTGCGTTAATGAATGCAGTTGGCATTGTGTTTCCACATGCTGTTAATTTACTTTGTCGATTTCATatcgaaaaaaatgttggagcaaaatgcaagcaatatgtcttaaaggatagacaagagtcaatattgaatatgtggaaagaCATTATGTATTGTAGTAATGAAAAAGAGTATATGATGCGCTTGCATATGTTTGAACAATCATGTGTTGATACTaaagtgtttgttgattatgtcaaagaaacttggttgactccacataaggaaagatttgttgaagcatggacaaataaagtgatgcatttggggaacacaacgactaacag ggTTGAGTCAGCTCACtggaaactgaagttaatgttagaaaatagcatgggtgatttgtgtaaatgttgggaggctatgaacaacatgataaggttacaacataaaagaatcagagcctcgtttcaaaaaagtttttatgatgaagagcatgAGCACAGAAATCCATTTTATCAGAGATTGAATACATTTGTATCAACAGAAGCTCAAAGACGTATTGCTGAAGAATACGACAAAGTTGAGTGGGTGGGTACTGACAAATCTATATGTGGGTGTTCTCTGAGAAGGACATACGGATTACCTTGTGCTTGTGAATTgggacaatataaattaatgggtgaaccaattcctctagattctgtgcatattcaatggagaaaattaagcatggaaTGTGAACTCACTCAAGACACAGAAGATGGATCAGAGTTGGATATGTCTACTGAGATGAATGCCTTATGGAAACGCTTTCGATCACTTGATGTTATTGGGAAACGAGTGTTGAAGAGTAAAGTGCGTGAACTTGCTTTTCCAAGTACAAGTTCAATATGTCCACCACCTGAAAAAGTCAAAACCAAAGGAAGAGTGAAGAAGAGTAAGGGTATGAAGCCAGatggatatgatgtatatcgagacccttcttactttgagcatgttaatgcaacatatggTGAAGATATTGGTTCCCAACCCTCTCaatcaaagaagagacaagcctctcaatcaaagaaacacCCCTCTCAGTCatctcattcttcaaaaaatttgttattgacACAATTTCCTGATATTACTCAGCcatacattgatgacatatttgacgtggcagctgatggaaattgtggttTTCGCGCTATTGCATTATTGCTTGGTTTCGGTGAAGAGTATTGGTCTTTGGTCCGCAAGAGATTGGATCAAGAGATTGTTTCTCATGTAACTCCATATAATAGATTGTTCACAGGACGCATTAAAGAAGTAAGAGATTCGTTGATGATATCCAGTTTAGGTGTTCAACCCATGGATAAATGGTTGTCCATACCTGATATGAGTTACGTGATAGCGACagcatataatattattcttgtcaCGTTCGGTCTGACATTTTCAATGACTTTCTTTCCTATGAGGGGTTCACATTCCggatcgacaaaaaatgatcgcatttgttgtattggttttgttaatgGAAATCACTGGGTTCcggtaattattttcttatactattaa
- the LOC101508046 gene encoding protein MAINTENANCE OF MERISTEMS-like: protein MTLLQCWIYEYFPNICNRGDQGADVECFARMNRWCYKQDKHKVHEYRSIIDALTPADVLWRPWENHMGVIPFDDITLYTGHIRLCSTVVKYLPERCLRQFGYIQYIPSPPLPDPARLFDVDVEWLGYVTPVTELFPKLRPATYPSECEDGYLEWFYQVSHPLLVRPDGVPQVPRYSVPPTSADASSSQPPPILQQIGDLIQQGLSEHQASPDDELYRHFYKALYLSRSRTS from the exons ATGACGTTGCTTCag tGCTGGATTTACGAATATTTTCCGAATATTTGTAATAGAGGTGATCAAGGTGCTGACGTGGAATGTTTTGCCCGAATGAATAGATGGTGCTATAAGCAAGACAAGCATAAGGTCCACGAATACAGAAGTATTATTGATGCATTGACACCTGCAGATGTTTTATGGAGACCATGGGAGAATCACATGGGTGTCATTCCTTTTGATGATATCACACTTTATACTGGTCACATTCGATTATGCAGCACTGTAGTGAAATATCTACCAGAGAGGTGTTTGAGACAATTCGGATATATCCAGTATATTCCTTCACCGCCACTTCCAGATCCTGCTAGATTATTTGATGTAGATGTGGAATGGTTGGGATATGTGACGCCAGTGACAGAGCTATTTCCCAAGCTTCGTCCAGCTACATATCCATCTGAGTGTGAAGATGGATATTTGGAGTGGTTCTATCAGGTGTCTCATCCACTGCTGGTGCGACCAGATGGTGTACCTCAGGTCCCACGTTATAGTGTACCGCCCACCAGTGCAGATGCTTCTAGTTCACAGCCGCCACCTATCCTACAGCAGATCGGTGATCTTATACAGCAGGGGTTGAGTGAACATCAAGCTAGTCCAGATGATGAGTTGTATAGGCACTTTTATAAAGCTTTGTATTTATCACGTAGTCGCACTAGTTAG